ATCGAGCTGTTGCTGGAGACGGAGGTGGTGGCGCTGGCGGGTTCGGACGAGCGGGGCCTGCGGAGTGTGCGCTGGCGGCACCTGCCCAGCGGGCGGGAGGAGGAGCACGAAGTGCGTCATCTCTTCCTCTTCGTCGGGGCGGACCCGGCCACGGATTGGCTCGCGGGCTGCGGTGTCGCGCTGGACGCGAAGGGCTTCGTGCGCACGGGCGTGGCGCCCGGCGAGCAGCCACTCCGCGCGGAGGCCTGGGCGGCCACCGGGCGGGCACCGTTCCCGTTGGAGACGACCCTGCCCGGCGTCTTCGCCATCGGCGATGCGCGTTCGGACTCCGTCAAGCGGGTGGGTGCGGCGATCGGCGAGGGTTCGGCCGTGGTGTCGCAGCTGCATGCCTGCCTGGCATCCGCTGCTGCGTCCGAATCCCGACGCGCCAGCACACAGGGGCCGCCAGACGCGTTGCGATAGGCCCTCTCACATCCCCATGTTCGACACCCGGGGCGCTCGGACGGAGGCCCCACACGGAGCGCGAGCGATGAAGAAGGCATGTTCCCACCTGGAAGCGACCGCGCATCACCGGACGGCGTCCACCCACCCCAGCGGCCACGGATGCGTCGAGTGTTTGAAGGACGGAGGTGAATGGGTCCACCTCAGGCTGTGCCTGACCTGCGGGCACGTGGGCTGCTGCGACGACTCGCCGTCACGCCACGCGACCGGCCACTTCCACGCCAGCTCCCACCCGGTCATCAAATCCTTCGAGCCTGGGGAGGACTGGGCCTGGTGCTTCGTGGACGAGCAGCTCCTCGAGCGGATCCCCACCTTTCCAGGCGAGTCGCCGTCGGCGCACTACTCCGCCCCATGAGCGCGCTTCAGACACCTGGGCTTGGGCGCCTGCGCGCCTCTCCTTGAGCGTTACCCGTGCTCCGTCATCCAGCGGCGCCCGGGCACGGTGGAGTCAGGCGTCGTCCAAGCGGTCCTCTCCGCGAGCGGCGTCGGGGCGAGCAGAGGGTGTTCAAAGGGGGCCTGGTAGAAGGTGCTGAGGTCGTCGGCGTTGGAGCTCAGGGCACCCCGGCCGCGCTGGCGGAGGCACGCCCTGGTGCTCGATGTTCGCGCTCCCCCTCCCGCGTTCCAGCCATCCTCATGGGCTGCGTCGCCGACGTGCGACCGCGGGCTCAGAAAGGGGCGCCGACGAGGTCGACCTTCACCTTGCCACCGTTGATGTTGACGACGAGCGTGCGGATGATCTCCTGCCGCTGCTCCGGGGTGAGCTGGGACAGCAGTGCGCGCAATTCCTCGCGCTGCGCCTCGCTCCATCGTCCGGTGGCCACCGCGTTCTCCACTAACCGTCGCCCCTGGCTGAAAGCGGCCACGCTCTGTGGAGTCGGCTGGGGAGGCCGAGGCTCCGGCGCGGGGGGCGTTGGCGCGGAGGTGGCGGCGCGCAGCTCCTCCTTGAGGATCTGGCGGATCTCCTCGCGCAGCCCGGAGGTGTCCACGGCGACCGTCGCGCGCATGGGCGGAGCTTCCGCGGTGGGCTGGCATGCCTCGAGCTTTCGCAGGGCCTCCTCGAGCCGGGCCTCCTGCCGCTCCAGTGCGCCGGACTGCACGGCGCGTCCCTCCGCGGGTCCGAGCCAGGCAGCGGCGCCGAAGCCGGCGGCTCCGGAGAGAATGGCGACGCCCACGAAGGGCCACAGGCGAGAGGTGCTCATGGGCGCGTTTTTCCCCTGGAACGAAGGACCCGCCGTGGGCCGGCCTGGGAGAGGACGGCTGTCGGGCGGGCCCGCAGAAGGATCACGGCGTCTTCGGCTCGTAATACGACATGGTGTAGACGCTGAGCTCCGTGCATTCGCCGGCCGTATTCCACGCGAAGAGGACGTACGAGTCACTGGCCAGCGCGCGCGCCGCCGCGACGAACCCGGGATTGGAGGAGTAGCAGGTCGCGAAGTTGCCGGAAGCGTCCTCCGCGTAGACGGATACGTCCACTCCGCCCACATAGATTCTCGTCGAGACACCGATGTACTGCTTGTTGTCGGCCGAGGCACGGGCAGAGCCGAGACTGCCGAACGCGGTCCGGGCCGCGACGCTGATGGTCACGGGCACAGGGAGCTTCAGACCGGCCCAGGCCGTGCCGCCAAACCCCAACGTCGCAATCGCCAGCCCGGCGATGAGTGTCTGCTTCTTCATGGTGTTTTCCCTCTGGAATGACGCAGCCGAAGAGCCACGGGAGAGCGGGCCTCCGTAGCGGACCGTTTCAGCCCCCGTCAAGCAAGGAACACCAGGACTCGATGTGAATCGCGGCGCCAGTCCCGCTGGCAGGCGGCCCACCCGCGCCCGGCCCGGCCCGGAAGAAGGGATCGGTTTATTGACCTTCATCAATGCGGGCGAGGGCGCTCTCCCCCACTCTCGATTCCACAAAGTCGATGAACGTTCTGGAGCCCTCGCGATGAACACCCACCGCCTTCACTCCCGCTCCCTGGGAACCCTCTTTCTCCTTGCGTTCTTCGCCTACGGCATCGGCACCGCGCTCGTCACCTCCGTCCTGAAGGCGCCGGAGCACCTGGCCGTGGTGGCCGGTCAGAGGGCGCCGTTCGTCGCGGGCGCGCTGCTGCTCCTGTTGAACTCCATCATCGTCGTCGGGATTGGTGTGCTGTTCTTTCCAATCCTCCGCCAGCGGAGCCCGAGCATCGCCGTCGCGTACGTCTGCACGCGGGTCATGGAGGCGCTGACCCTCATCATCGGAGTGGTGTTCCTCCTGTGCATCCTTCAGCTCGGAGAATCCGCGCAAGGGCAGACGACACCGGAGCTGATGACCCTGCTCAAGCTCTTCTCGAAGGGGAACTTCTGGGCATACCAGCTCGCGAT
This region of Corallococcus soli genomic DNA includes:
- a CDS encoding UBP-type zinc finger domain-containing protein: MKKACSHLEATAHHRTASTHPSGHGCVECLKDGGEWVHLRLCLTCGHVGCCDDSPSRHATGHFHASSHPVIKSFEPGEDWAWCFVDEQLLERIPTFPGESPSAHYSAP
- a CDS encoding DUF4386 domain-containing protein — encoded protein: MNTHRLHSRSLGTLFLLAFFAYGIGTALVTSVLKAPEHLAVVAGQRAPFVAGALLLLLNSIIVVGIGVLFFPILRQRSPSIAVAYVCTRVMEALTLIIGVVFLLCILQLGESAQGQTTPELMTLLKLFSKGNFWAYQLAMIILGIGSVAFCLSLYQSRLLPSWLSLMGAVGYGLLSLGAVFELFGLPWGILFSGPGGLFELLLAGWLIAKGFRTVTPSVVA